From a single Aricia agestis chromosome 17, ilAriAges1.1, whole genome shotgun sequence genomic region:
- the LOC121735542 gene encoding uncharacterized protein LOC121735542 isoform X1 produces the protein MLQYAVFVVLAIHVRFGASIRCYDCNSANNSMCLDPTIYDTESVQKYLRLADCEKNLVAAPRAGQNMFCRKIIQTILRKGHEPEVRVTRGCGWVKHHRACYKADNEDHLETVCQCFTDHCNAAPRHVAAVATTAALMISLMCY, from the exons ATGTTGCAATACGCGGTATTCGTCGTTCTCGCGATCCATGTTAGATTTG GTGCATCAATCCGCTGCTACGATTGCAACAGCGCCAACAACAGCATGTGCCTGGACCCCACTATCTACGACACAGAGAGCGTACAGAAGTACCTGCGACTCGCCGACTGCGAGAAGAACCTGGTCGCCGCGCCCAGAGCTGGCCAGAACATGTTCTGCCGGAAGATTATACAGACCA TCCTCCGCAAAGGCCACGAGCCGGAAGTCCGCGTGACGCGGGGCTGCGGCTGGGTGAAGCACCACCGCGCCTGTTACAAGGCCGACAATGAAGACCACCTGGAGACCGTCTGCCAGTGCTTCACGGACCACTGCAACGCCGCGCCGCGTCACGTGGCGGCGGTGGCGACGACTGCAGCGCTGATGATCAGTTTGATGTGTTATTAA
- the LOC121735542 gene encoding uncharacterized protein LOC121735542 isoform X2, which yields MYIRSCASIRCYDCNSANNSMCLDPTIYDTESVQKYLRLADCEKNLVAAPRAGQNMFCRKIIQTILRKGHEPEVRVTRGCGWVKHHRACYKADNEDHLETVCQCFTDHCNAAPRHVAAVATTAALMISLMCY from the exons ATGTACATCAGATCAT GTGCATCAATCCGCTGCTACGATTGCAACAGCGCCAACAACAGCATGTGCCTGGACCCCACTATCTACGACACAGAGAGCGTACAGAAGTACCTGCGACTCGCCGACTGCGAGAAGAACCTGGTCGCCGCGCCCAGAGCTGGCCAGAACATGTTCTGCCGGAAGATTATACAGACCA TCCTCCGCAAAGGCCACGAGCCGGAAGTCCGCGTGACGCGGGGCTGCGGCTGGGTGAAGCACCACCGCGCCTGTTACAAGGCCGACAATGAAGACCACCTGGAGACCGTCTGCCAGTGCTTCACGGACCACTGCAACGCCGCGCCGCGTCACGTGGCGGCGGTGGCGACGACTGCAGCGCTGATGATCAGTTTGATGTGTTATTAA